The region TTCAAAAAGGTAGATTAATTGGCTTTTAACGCATAATTTGAGCGAACGACTACACCAAGGCGTTCGCTTTTTCTTTACTTTTGTTTCCCAATAAAAGTCAATCGAATCATTAAATAAGTTAACCTCTTCTATTGAACTTTTATTGATTTCCCCAAGCAATCTGCATAAATCAAAAACTCTATGAAAAACACACGGCTTCCCTCCCGCGCCTTGCTGCTGGCGGGTTTGCTGGCAGCGGCTGTACCGGGCATAACCGCCGAGGCACAAACGGCTGCCAAACGTACCGCAGTTGCCAGACCCGCTATGAAAGCGGCAGAAAGCGCTGTGGCCTTAAACCGAGTACTGGTCTTTTCGAGGACAAAAGGCTACCGCCACGGCTCTATCCCCGCTGGTAAATTGGCCATCATGAAGCTGGGTAAGGAAAACGGATTTGCGGTCGATACAACCGAAGATGCCAGCAAGTTTACCGAAGCGAACCTTAAACAGTACAGCGCTGTCATCTGGCTCAGCACCACCGGCGATGTGCTCGACGATGCCCAGCAGGCAGCTTTCGAACGCTACATTCAGGCGGGTGGCGGTTATGTGGGTATCCACGCAGCTGCCGACACCGAGTACGACTGGCCCTGGTACAACAAACTGGCGGGTGCTTACTTCCTGCAACACCCCAAACAGCAGAACGCCGAAATCGAGATCGTCGATAAAAACCACCCATCCACCAAAATGCTGCCCGACCGCTGGAAGCGCTGGGATGAGTGGTACAGCTACAAGAGCATCCAGCCTGACCTGAAGGTTTTGGGTAAGCTGGACGAAAAAACCTATGAAGGTGGCAAAAACGGCGACAATCACCCGTTTATCTGGCACCATGATTTCGATGGTGGCAAGGCGTTCTACACGGGCGGTGGCCACACCGACGAGTCATATGCCGACCCACTGTTCTTACAGCATATTCTGGGTGGTATCAAATCGGTTATGGCAACCAGCCTGAAATTCGGACAGGCGAAAACGCTGCCCTTTCCGGAAGAAAACCGCTTCGAACGTCAAATCCTGACCGCTGGCCTGGACGAACCAACCGAACTGGTTGTTCTTGACAACGGTAAAGTGCTTTTTGCAGAACGGAAGGGTGCCCTAAAACTCTACGACCCAAAGAAGAACTCGGTTAAAGTGGTGGCTAACTTTCCGGTATTCACCAAGTTTGAATACGGACTGATGGGACTGAATGTTGATCCCAACTTTAAGCAGAACAAGTGGGTGTATGCATTCTATTCACCTATTACGGGTAAAACGGTAGCCGATACGGCCCAGCACCTGTCTCGCTTCGTATATGACGACGTTCGGGATACGTTGCTGATGAACACCGAAAAAGTGCTGCTGACGGTTCCCGTTAAGCGTGATGGCTGCTGCCATACCGGCGGCTCCATTGCGTGGGACCGCAAAGGCAACCTGTACCTGTCGACGGGTGATGATACCAACCCGTTTAACTCTAACGGCTTTGCGCCTATCGACGAACGGCCGGGTCGCAGTGGCTGGGATGCCCGTTTAACATCGAGCAACACCAATGATCTGCGTGGTAAAATCATGCGTATTCATCCCGAGGCCGATGGTACCTATACCATTCCCGAAGGCAACCTGTTCCCCAAAGGAACGCCCAAAACCCGCCCCGAGATTTATGTGATGGGTAACCGGAACCCTTACCGGATTTCGGTCGATCAGCGCACTGGATTCCTGTACTGGGGTGAAGTAGGTCCTGATGCCGGTGAGAACAGCGAAAAATACGGTCCCCGCGGCCACGATGAAGTAAACCAGGCCCGAAAGGCTGGTTATTATGGCTGGCCCCTCTTTGTAGCCGACAATCGGCCGTACAACACCCGCACGTTTGCCGACAGCACGACAGGCCCCCTGTTCGATCCGCAGAAGCCAATCAATAACTCACCCAACAACACGGGTTTAACGGAGTTGCCTCCAGCGCAGAAAGCCTACATCTATTACCCGTATGCCGACTCGCCCGAATTTGGCCCTATCGTTGGTAAAGGCGGTCGGAATGCGATGGGTGGCCCGGTTTATTATTACGACGACTATGCTGAATCGTCCGTAAAATTCCCCCGTCATTACGATGGTAAATTCTTTGCCTACGACTGGATTCGCGACTGGATTCATCCGGTTACAATGAAAGAAAACGGCGATTTCGTGAAGATGGAGACCTTTATGCCGAGCACGCCTTTCTCGCACGTGATCGATATGCAGTTTGCTAACGACGGATCGCTATACACGCTCGAATATGGCCAGCGGTGGTTTGCCGCTAACCCCGACGCCCGCCTGTCGCGCATTACCTACAATGCCGGTAACCGGAAGCCCGTTGCCATAGCCAGCGCCAGCAAAACTGTTGGTTCCGCTCCATTGACCGTGAAATTCGATAGCAAAGGATCGATGGATTACGACGGCGATGCGCTGAAGTACTCCTGGTCGTTCGGAAATGGAATGCCCAAACAAACGGCCGCCAACCCAACGGTAACGTTCAGTAAGCCGGGGACCTATCCCGCTACGCTGACCATTACCGATGCAGCCGGTAATGTCGCTTCGAGAACGATGGAAATTAAAGTCGGTAATGCCGAGCCCAAAGTTGAAGTAGCCGTAGCCGGGAACAAAACCTTTTACTTCCCCGACAAACCGGTGAAATACGCCGTAAACGTTGTCGATAAGGAAGATGGAACGTTGAAGAAAGGCATTAGTCCGGACGATGTGACCATGACCATTGACTACCTCGAAGGCTTCGACAAAACAATGCTGGCGCAAGGTCACCAGGCCAATCTGGGCTTCTCGACCGGCAAACGCCTGATTGAGCTGAGTGATTGTAAAGCTTGCCACGCCATCGATAAAAAATCCATTGGACCTGCTTACATCGACGTAGCGAAAAAATACAAAGGCGTTGCTCAGATTGAAAGCAAACTGGTTCGCAAAGTGATCAACGGTGGTGGTGGTGTTTGGGGCGAACAGGCTATGAGCGCTCACCCGCAGTTGAAAGAAAGTGAAGTGGCCGATATGGTAGGTTATATTCTTTCGCTGGCCGATGAGAAGAAAATAAACCGCCAGCCACTGGCCGGTGATTATGTACCAGCTCAGCAGAAGAAAGCGGGCTCTTATATCCTGACCGCCAGCTATACCGACCGTGGGAATGGCGTAATTGGCCCCCTGACCAGTTCTACATCACTAGCCTTACGCTCGCCCATGGTGAAAGCGGTTTCGGCCGATGGTAAGCAGGATATTTCTCAATTCGATATGCCTAAAGTAGGACCAGCGGCTATTGGAACAAAATCGGGAAGCTATCTGGCGTTTAACGATATTGACCTGACAGGCATTCAAAGCATTTCGCCAACCGTATTTGCCTCAAACAATCAGGTTGCGGGTGGTAAACTCGAAGCCCGGCTCGATTCCCCAACTGGTACGCTGCTGGGAGAAGCTGAGGTTAAGCAAGGCACCCAAGGAGCCGTTAATCTGCCTTTCCGCCAGCCGGTTTCGGGTATTCATAAGCTCTATCTGGTTTTCGTGAATCCCGAAGCGAAACAGAAACCACTGTTTGCTGTAGATCAGGTTCAGTTCTCGACGCAGGGCATGTAACAGTGCAGTGTAACCTTAACAAAAACGCCCCGGCCAGTTCTGGCCGGGGCGTTTTTGTATTTAATGAATTGTCCTTAAACAGATGCTTACTCCCCTTAGTAGGGACAATCTGGAAAAATATGGAATCAGATTCCATATTTTTCCAGATTGTCCCTACTTTTATCTCATGGTTAATCGAATAGCTGAAGCAAAATTGGCGCAATTGGCGGCTAGCTTCAAAGCCGTTGCACTCACAGGCCCCCGCCAGTCCGGAAAAACAACGTTAACTAAAAAGCTATTCAACGATAAGCCTTATGTTTCGCTGGAAAATCCTGACTCCCGTCAATTTGCCTTAGATGATCCAAGAGGGTTTCTAGCCTCCTATCCACAAGGGGCTATACCTATTGGCGGGATAAAACAGGTCACGAAGTAGACGTTATTATCGACGATGGAGAACGATTGATACCCATCGAAATTAAATCAGGTCAAACAATTCATGCTGAGTTTTTCAAAAACCTAATCTATTGGAATGCCTTGAGTGGTGAGCGTGAATCATTTGTACTCTACACAGGCAATCAAATACAAAAAAGAAGTACGGGTATTACCATTTTGAACTGGCGTGAAAGCACCATGAATCCTGGACCCTTCGAAAGTAAATAACGTGAACAATGGCTAGTACAACGACTGGATACGGGTCGTTGTACTAGCCATTGTTCACGTTTAATAACCCCGCGTCCACGCCTTAATAACGAATCGCCCAGTATGGATTGCGTCGGGCCGTCATTTGATCAGTAATGTATTGCCGGACAATGTTGTCGAACATCACGTCATTGATTTTCTTTCCTTTCAGTTTGGGCAGCTTCAAATCATCGGGAGCCAGGGGCCTGAAGGCCACATTAATGGCTTCTACCGTTACGTCGCCATCGTTTACGTCTAACGCCAGAATCAGACCTGGTAAGCTATTTATGCGTTCCGGCCCGGCCGCTACGGGTATATCCTGGGCAAACCAAGCCGTAATTTTAACCTTTTTAACAGGGTCTTCCGTTTCAGCTTTCATGCAGATATAGCCCGCGACCTCTTTAATCTGATTCCCGATCTTCCAGACGGGCGCATGTAACGAATCTTCAATGATGTATGTTTTACCCAGCATCTCGATCACGTCTGTCTTTTTATCTTTCTCGAAGTTACGGTACAGAAACAGCTCATCTTTCCGCCACGAGTATCCGCCCTCCTCGGGTTCGTCGCTATTGTAAGTGTACATACTTTCGTTAGGACTGAAGGAAAGCTTCATCTTGATACCTTTATTTTCTTCTGCGAAGTTCTTTAAGGTTTGCGTTTCCCGGTCTTTTTGTTCCTGACTTAGAAAGGTCAGCCTATTAATGATTTTCAGCCAGTATTCTTTCCGGACATACGTTACGACACCTTCTGTTTTTTGTGCCATAGTAGCCGAACTCAACAGCAGACACAGGACTATAAGTACTTTTTTCATGGTAGCTAGTTAGTTAATATCAATAAAATCCCTCCCGACGAACCTTGCCCTGAACACCACGCATGTTGTACGTGATACTCAACATGAAATAGCGCGCCAGCGACTGAATCCGCTCGGTGCTGGTATAATTCTGCCCGGCATATTGTGAAATGACCACGTTCCGGTTAAGCAGGTCATAGGCCGACAACCGAATTTCAGCCTTTTTAGCTTTTCCCAGAATGTGATAGATCGACGTGTTCAGAATAGGAATCTGCTGGTTGAAATTCAGCCGTTCGTTTTTATACGTTCGGTAGTTAAGGGATGTATTGAAGAAAATACTACCCGGTAGCTGCAAATTCAGATCACCCCGAAACGAGTTGTTATAGATGATCTGATTCTGCGCCGTATTGATCGAATACCGCGTATCAGTAACGTTGAAGTTAGCATTGGCATAGAAGGCAATCCACTCCTTCGGCGTCAGTGCCAGTTGGCCTCCAAACGAGTAGTTCTGGTTGTTTGTCTCATTCAGCACTGTATTGATACGCGTCAGGTTATGCCCGAAATTCAATTGCGTATTTAGGTTGAGCGTGGCTTTTGTCTTCTTCAGCGGAAAGCCAAATCCAATATACGAACCCAGATTACGACCGCCCGTCAGGTTTTCGGGCATGGTCGTTACAATGTTGGTTTGCGGGTCGACCGTCTGGCTATAGACAATCTGATTTACATAATACGTTGTGTAGACATTAGCCCAAAAACTGGTAAAGCTTCCCGGATTGAAGTAGTTGAAATAGCCGCTGATGTTATGGTTTAACTGAGGCAGCAGATTGGGATTACCACGGGTTACGAACAACGGGTTGCTGTTACTTGTAACCGGCTGCAAATCCCTCGACGACGGTATTTGAACGCCTACATCATAGCCCGCATAGAGTGAGCGGTTGTTTTTCATCGAGTAATTGAGCGACACATTCGGTATCACGGTTGTGTATGTCCGCTGGATAGGCTGGAGCGGCTGATCTTCATTACGAGCATACCTACCGTCGAGCCGGAACTGCTGACCGGCTACCCCTGCTGCAATGTTCAATCCCTTAAACGAGTACCGCAAGCTGCTACCCAGACGATTGAAGAGGTAATTGTTCTTATAATATAAACTCAGCGAGTCGATGCGTCGACGGCTATCATTGAGGTTAGTAACATCCCGGTCAACTTCATCATTTCGCAGGCTGAAGTTGTAAAACGTTTCCCAAGTGTATTTTTTGGCAAAGGGCTCTACAAAAAGCAGGTTGCCTTTGTATTGATTACTTCGCGAGGTCGTACCCTGATCCTGATTCAGAACGCGCAGCATGTCATTCACACTCGTGGCCTGAAAAAATTGATTCTGGGCCTTCAGCAACAGGTCACCATCATTTGAATTGGTCTGGAAGGTACCACTAGCGGCTAAACTACGCCCTTTCTTCTTCAGCTTCAGCCGATACAGGACCGTATTTGCCATGGCAAACTGGTTGGCAGAAGTGTTGTTCAGCGTCTGGCTGTTGGTGGTTGGTACGTCGCTGCCCGTCCCCGAATTGAGGAACACCCGCTGCAAGCTTTGCAGATTACTGTTACCGTTACCAAATCGACCGTTACTGATTACGACCAGGGTCTGCATAG is a window of Spirosoma linguale DSM 74 DNA encoding:
- a CDS encoding AAA family ATPase (KEGG: aeh:Mlg_2346 AAA family ATPase) encodes the protein MVNRIAEAKLAQLAASFKAVALTGPRQSGKTTLTKKLFNDKPYVSLENPDSRQFALDDPRGFLASYPQGAIPIGGIKQVTK
- a CDS encoding hypothetical protein (KEGG: hypothetical protein), which translates into the protein MKNLFLLAVLCLLSAMLYAQSPTAPTRFTLQGRAVDTTSAPLASSTVMLLNAKDSSLVNFTRTGDNGAFSFKNLKAANYVLKISFVGFIPYNQVIKPTGDALIDLGALKLKPITRELMEVVVRTAKAPLTIKGDTIEYNASSFKVPPGSTVEDLLRKLPGVQVDQDGNIRAQGQEVKKVTVDGKSFFGNDPKAATKNLQAEAITKVQVFDDKTEQSKLTGINDGKKEKTVNLELKEEFKKGGFGKVTAGGGPASNNVSARFDGKGMYNKFDSKQQFSAILLGNNTNQQGLSFNDYQDFRGSNAFNFNDNADFGFSGSNRYIYFGDDNNESLTVPVGGGEGRGFSKNSAGGINYNYDTKKTKLSTSYYYNQTRIDLDALRENKRYLPGTSSLRTTDTSNQSNLNTNHRVSFRYEKQLDSMQTLVVISNGRFGNGNSNLQSLQRVFLNSGTGSDVPTTNSQTLNNTSANQFAMANTVLYRLKLKKKGRSLAASGTFQTNSNDGDLLLKAQNQFFQATSVNDMLRVLNQDQGTTSRSNQYKGNLLFVEPFAKKYTWETFYNFSLRNDEVDRDVTNLNDSRRRIDSLSLYYKNNYLFNRLGSSLRYSFKGLNIAAGVAGQQFRLDGRYARNEDQPLQPIQRTYTTVIPNVSLNYSMKNNRSLYAGYDVGVQIPSSRDLQPVTSNSNPLFVTRGNPNLLPQLNHNISGYFNYFNPGSFTSFWANVYTTYYVNQIVYSQTVDPQTNIVTTMPENLTGGRNLGSYIGFGFPLKKTKATLNLNTQLNFGHNLTRINTVLNETNNQNYSFGGQLALTPKEWIAFYANANFNVTDTRYSINTAQNQIIYNNSFRGDLNLQLPGSIFFNTSLNYRTYKNERLNFNQQIPILNTSIYHILGKAKKAEIRLSAYDLLNRNVVISQYAGQNYTSTERIQSLARYFMLSITYNMRGVQGKVRREGFY
- a CDS encoding Protein of unknown function, Porph ging (PFAM: Protein of unknown function, Porph ging~KEGG: hypothetical protein), with amino-acid sequence MKKVLIVLCLLLSSATMAQKTEGVVTYVRKEYWLKIINRLTFLSQEQKDRETQTLKNFAEENKGIKMKLSFSPNESMYTYNSDEPEEGGYSWRKDELFLYRNFEKDKKTDVIEMLGKTYIIEDSLHAPVWKIGNQIKEVAGYICMKAETEDPVKKVKITAWFAQDIPVAAGPERINSLPGLILALDVNDGDVTVEAINVAFRPLAPDDLKLPKLKGKKINDVMFDNIVRQYITDQMTARRNPYWAIRY
- a CDS encoding PKD domain containing protein (PFAM: PKD domain containing protein; Carbohydrate binding family 6; cytochrome c class I~SMART: PKD domain containing protein; cellulose binding type IV~KEGG: sde:Sde_0722 Crp/FNR family transcriptional regulator) encodes the protein MKNTRLPSRALLLAGLLAAAVPGITAEAQTAAKRTAVARPAMKAAESAVALNRVLVFSRTKGYRHGSIPAGKLAIMKLGKENGFAVDTTEDASKFTEANLKQYSAVIWLSTTGDVLDDAQQAAFERYIQAGGGYVGIHAAADTEYDWPWYNKLAGAYFLQHPKQQNAEIEIVDKNHPSTKMLPDRWKRWDEWYSYKSIQPDLKVLGKLDEKTYEGGKNGDNHPFIWHHDFDGGKAFYTGGGHTDESYADPLFLQHILGGIKSVMATSLKFGQAKTLPFPEENRFERQILTAGLDEPTELVVLDNGKVLFAERKGALKLYDPKKNSVKVVANFPVFTKFEYGLMGLNVDPNFKQNKWVYAFYSPITGKTVADTAQHLSRFVYDDVRDTLLMNTEKVLLTVPVKRDGCCHTGGSIAWDRKGNLYLSTGDDTNPFNSNGFAPIDERPGRSGWDARLTSSNTNDLRGKIMRIHPEADGTYTIPEGNLFPKGTPKTRPEIYVMGNRNPYRISVDQRTGFLYWGEVGPDAGENSEKYGPRGHDEVNQARKAGYYGWPLFVADNRPYNTRTFADSTTGPLFDPQKPINNSPNNTGLTELPPAQKAYIYYPYADSPEFGPIVGKGGRNAMGGPVYYYDDYAESSVKFPRHYDGKFFAYDWIRDWIHPVTMKENGDFVKMETFMPSTPFSHVIDMQFANDGSLYTLEYGQRWFAANPDARLSRITYNAGNRKPVAIASASKTVGSAPLTVKFDSKGSMDYDGDALKYSWSFGNGMPKQTAANPTVTFSKPGTYPATLTITDAAGNVASRTMEIKVGNAEPKVEVAVAGNKTFYFPDKPVKYAVNVVDKEDGTLKKGISPDDVTMTIDYLEGFDKTMLAQGHQANLGFSTGKRLIELSDCKACHAIDKKSIGPAYIDVAKKYKGVAQIESKLVRKVINGGGGVWGEQAMSAHPQLKESEVADMVGYILSLADEKKINRQPLAGDYVPAQQKKAGSYILTASYTDRGNGVIGPLTSSTSLALRSPMVKAVSADGKQDISQFDMPKVGPAAIGTKSGSYLAFNDIDLTGIQSISPTVFASNNQVAGGKLEARLDSPTGTLLGEAEVKQGTQGAVNLPFRQPVSGIHKLYLVFVNPEAKQKPLFAVDQVQFSTQGM